The nucleotide sequence TAGCTACGATAAGGACTTTGTAGCTCTAGTAGCTGACCATTTAGAGGGTGATTTTAAGATAGATATAGCTAGGAGTCTTGGCGGCTCCGAGGATATCACCTATATGATGAATAGGGTGGAGGAGCTTGGCGGAAGGAGCCTACACTTTATGTTTGGTTCTGATTTAAAGGCAGCCCACCATAATAATAGGTTTGACTTTGATGAAGAGAGCCTAGCTATGGCCTTTAAGGCCCTTAGAAGAACTATTGAACTTTTGGTAGAAGAATAAGTAAGAATAGAGTTAGAGTAGTTTTAGTAAAAGGAAACCACCCCCATACCCCTGGAGGTGGTTTTTCATCTATAGATCCTTGCTACTAGCTATTAAGATAGTCTAGGGCTGCCTTGGCCATGGTCTTCATGCCAAAAGCAATGGCCTTTTCATCTACTAGAAGTTGGGGGTTATGAAGGATGGTCCGGCCTTCATTTTCTTTTGATTGAAAGCCCAGCCAATAGTAGACTGAAGGGACTCTCATGGCAAACTCAGAAAAGTCCTCTCCCCCTGAACCAGGTTTATCTGCTAGGATAACATTTTCTGCTCCTAGGGTCTCTCTTAGCGAGACCAGGACCTGGTCTGTCAGGTCTGGGTCATTTAGTGTAGCAGAGTAGCCCTTTACATAACTAACATCGCACTGGCAGTCAAGGCCTGCGGCAACTCCTTCGGCCAGAGCCTTTATCCTTATTGGCATAAGCTCTGAAACTTCTGGCCTAAAGGTTCTGACAGTGCCTTCCATAGTTACCTTGTCACAGACCACGTTGTAGCGGCTGCCTCCCTTTATGGTCCCCAGGGTTACAACTGCACTGTCCATGGGGTCCACATTTCTACTTATGACGGTCTGGATGGCAGTTATTATATGGCCTGCAGCCACCAGGGCGTCCTGGCCTTTGTGGGGCTCAGCCCCATGGGAAGATTTTCCTTTAACTGTTAGAAAGAGCCTGTCAGACTGGGCCATCATGGTTCCCCTTCTTAGGGCAACCTGGCCTAGAGGCATGGGCCAAATGTGCAGGGCCATAGCAGCGTCAACCTTGGGATTATCTAGAACCCCATCTTCTATCATAAACCTTGCGCCTCCCGTAGGATTGTCCTCCTCTGCGGGCTGGAAGCAGAACTTTATATTACCTTTAAACTGGTCCTTAAGTTCTGCAAGAACCTTGGCTACTCCCAGTAGGATAGAGGTATGGACGTCATGGCCACAGGCGTGCATCTTGCCATCTGTCTTGGACTTGAAGTCAAGGTCTGTTTCCTCTAAGATAGGTAGAGCGTCCATGTCAGCTCTTAAAAGGAGCGTTTTTCCATTCCCTTTTCCTCTTAGAAGACCAACCACTCCCATCTTTCCTACCTTTTCTTCCACTTCTAAGCCTAGCTTTTCCAGCTCCTCTTTTACCAGCTGGGCAGTCCTAGTTTCTTCCATGGCTAGCTCTGGATTCTGATGGATGTCTCTTCTAATTTCTATTACTCGGTCCTGGTGTTTTTCCACCAAAGATTCAATTTCTTTAAGCATCTATTATCCTCCTAATTGATAAAT is from Synergistaceae bacterium and encodes:
- a CDS encoding M20 family metallo-hydrolase → SYDKDFVALVADHLEGDFKIDIARSLGGSEDITYMMNRVEELGGRSLHFMFGSDLKAAHHNNRFDFDEESLAMAFKALRRTIELLVEE
- a CDS encoding amidohydrolase — translated: MLKEIESLVEKHQDRVIEIRRDIHQNPELAMEETRTAQLVKEELEKLGLEVEEKVGKMGVVGLLRGKGNGKTLLLRADMDALPILEETDLDFKSKTDGKMHACGHDVHTSILLGVAKVLAELKDQFKGNIKFCFQPAEEDNPTGGARFMIEDGVLDNPKVDAAMALHIWPMPLGQVALRRGTMMAQSDRLFLTVKGKSSHGAEPHKGQDALVAAGHIITAIQTVISRNVDPMDSAVVTLGTIKGGSRYNVVCDKVTMEGTVRTFRPEVSELMPIRIKALAEGVAAGLDCQCDVSYVKGYSATLNDPDLTDQVLVSLRETLGAENVILADKPGSGGEDFSEFAMRVPSVYYWLGFQSKENEGRTILHNPQLLVDEKAIAFGMKTMAKAALDYLNS